A window of the Cucurbita pepo subsp. pepo cultivar mu-cu-16 chromosome LG01, ASM280686v2, whole genome shotgun sequence genome harbors these coding sequences:
- the LOC111790789 gene encoding uncharacterized protein LOC111790789 codes for MVAQGLDKRPLKELAAEISSRQFNCVRLTWSVHMFTRYAYETIGDVLDGLDIGDVKNGVEKHNPEILKMSVAKAFQTVINCLGSEGIMVILDNHISQPRWCCSLDDGNGFFGDRNFNPNEWFQGLSFVATQFTCNPHVIGMSLRNELRGPFTNNDAWCYYMRQGSQLIHRINPNILIIISGLNYDNDLSYLKKRPLGYTLHNKVVLEAHLYSFSGDNESKFMKKPLNIICNEIMEKFEREAGFVVDMENPYPLFLSEFGYDQSGGNEAENRFMSCFLARIAEKDIDWALWAFQGSYMYRQGHTDPDESFGVMDHSWTKDRNPKLAQLLQLVKRINQDPNSKAPMSYIMLHSVSGQCVKSDNKGGIELGDCTSPTQWNHTGDASPMKLLSNGQCLKSAGDGKSPVVSAECSGDGSNWTVSSKAKLQLATKIGEDNFCLEKESDASIVLKKCICLDEESCMDDPQTQWFKLVPTNVS; via the exons ATGGTTGCTCAAGGACTCGATAAACGTCCATTGAAAGAGTTGGCAGCTGAGATCAGTAGTCGCCAATTTAATTGTGTTCGATTGACATGGTCTGTTCATATGTTTACTCGTTATGCATATGAGACTATTGGTGATGTTTTAGATGGTTTAGATATTGGTGATGTCAAGAATGGAGTTGAAAAGCACAATCCTGAGATATTGAAAATGAGTGTTGCTAAGGCGTTTCAAACTGTCATTAATTGTTTGGGCTCAGAAGGCATCATGGTTATTTTAGATAACCACATTAGTCAACCGAGGTGGTGCTGCTCTCTCGATGATGGCAATGGCTTCTTTGGAGATCGCAATTTCAATCCTAATGAATGGTTTCAAGGCTTATCTTTCGTTGCTACGCAATTCACCTGTAATCCACAT GTGATCGGAATGAGTTTAAGAAATGAGCTTCGAGGGCCATTTACAAACAACGATGCTTGGTGCTATTACATGAGACAAGGAAGCCAACTAATCCATAGAATAAACCCTAATATTCTCATAATCATTTCCGGATTAAACTATGACAATGATTTAAGCTACCTAAAGAAAAGGCCACTAGGCTATACCTTACACAACAAAGTAGTGTTGGAGGCACATCTCTACTCGTTTAGTGGTGATAATGAAAGTAAATTCATGAAGAAGCCATTAAACATAATATGCAACGAAATAATGGAGAAGTTTGAAAGGGAAGCTGGGTTCGTGGTGGACATGGAGAATCCATATCCTTTGTTCCTTAGTGAATTTGGGTATGATCAATCAGGTGGCAATGAGGCAGAAAATCGGTTCATGAGCTGCTTTTTAGCTCGAATTGCCGAGAAAGATATTGATTGGGCCTTGTGGGCTTTCCAAGGAAGTTATATGTACAGACAAGGTCATACCGATCCGGATGAAAGTTTTGGTGTTATGGATCACTCTTGGACTAAAGATCGTAACCCTAAACTTGCACAATTACTTCAGCTTGTCAAGAGAATCAACCAAg ATCCAAATTCAAAAGCACCAATGTCATATATAATGCTACATTCAGTATCAGGACAATGTGTCAAATCTGACAACAAAGGAGGAATTGAACTCGGCGATTGTACATCTCCGACTCAATGGAACCACACTGGAGATGCAAGTCCGATGAAGTTGTTATCAAACGGGCAATGCTTGAAGTCTGCTGGAGATGGAAAATCGCCAGTGGTATCGGCTGAATGCTCTGGTGATGGAAGCAATTGGACGGTGTCTTCCAAAGCAAAGCTTCAATTGGCCACCAAAATTGGTGAAGACAACTTTTGCTTGGAGAAGGAATCTGACGCTTCAattgttttgaaaaaatgCATTTGTCTTGATGAAGAGAGTTGCATGGATGATCCTCAAACTCAATGGTTCAAGCTGGTTCCTACCAatgtttcttaa
- the LOC111789934 gene encoding probable ribose-5-phosphate isomerase 2, protein MAIPYLPKFIASDTSSMVGPLLAPSSAPLSPPIFTQDDFKKAAAYKAVEFVHSGMVLGLGTGSTARHAVDRIGDLLRQGKLKDIVGIPTSKNTYDQAVSLGIPLSDLDSHPVIDLAIDGADEVDPDLNLVKGRGGSLLREKMVECVCKKFIVIVDESKLVDFIGGSGLAMPVEVVPYCWKFTAVRLQNLFKDSGCVAKLRTVGENGEPYVTDNENYIVDLYFNKDIGDLKVASDRILRLPGVVEHGMFLDMATTVIVAGELGITIKDKQ, encoded by the coding sequence ATGGCCATTCCTTATCTCCCCAAATTCATCGCCTCCGACACCTCTTCCATGGTCGGCCCTCTCCTCGCTCCCTCTTCTGCGCCTCTTTCTCCGCCCATTTTCACTCAGGATGATTTTAAGAAGGCTGCCGCCTACAAGGCTGTCGAATTCGTTCACTCCGGTATGGTTTTAGGGCTTGGAACCGGCTCCACTGCCAGGCACGCTGTCGACCGGATCGGCGACCTTCTCCGACAGGGGAAGCTCAAGGACATCGTCGGAATACCTACCTCCAAAAACACCTACGACCAAGCCGTCTCGTTGGGAATACCTTTGTCCGATCTCGATTCGCATCCTGTCATCGATCTCGCCATCGACGGCGCCGATGAGGTCGATCCCGATCTTAATTTGGTGAAAGGCAGAGGCGGCTCCCTCCTCCGTGAGAAGATGGTTGAATGTGTTTGTAAAAAGTTCATAGTCATTGTTGACGAGTCCAAGCTCGTCGACTTCATTGGCGGCAGTGGTCTCGCAATGCCCGTTGAGGTCGTGCCCTACTGCTGGAAATTCACCGCTGTTCGCCTTCAGAATCTCTTCAAGGACTCCGGTTGCGTCGCGAAGCTTCGAACAGTCGGAGAAAACGGAGAGCCCTATGTCACGGACAACGAGAACTACATCGTGgatttatatttcaataaagATATAGGGGATTTAAAGGTCGCCAGTGACAGAATCTTGCGACTCCCCGGAGTGGTGGAACACGGTATGTTTCTTGACATGGCTACCACCGTCATAGTTGCAGGTGAGCTAGGAATTACAATAAAGGATAAGCAATAA
- the LOC111808195 gene encoding E3 ubiquitin-protein ligase MARCH8-like produces MGDHFVLLVDRLLTESTLGAAIESRRQSMEATSSSSTDDLKRNKSTLEMEFEDIPSSKKMVECRICQDEDEDSNMETPCSCRGSLKYAHRRCIQKWCNEKGNTVCEICQQQFKPGYTAPPSLFEMRRIPMNFRGNWEMSRRDSDSPTYITMVSSNRNVADSDYDEIAASAASSVLCCHSIAITFMVLLVLRHTLPLMFNEASDYSFPMLLLICLRIFGICLLIYVMFKVVTAVHRRRLLLPTSSSSPITSSSIARSSMSQSPQPQPNIIRVR; encoded by the exons ATGGGGGATCACTTTGTTTTGCTGGTTGATCGGTTGTTGACGGAGTCGACATTAGGAGCAGCAATCGAGAGTCGAAGGCAGTCGATGGAAGCAACATCGTCTTCTTCCACAGATGATTTGAAGAGGAATAAGTCAACCTTAGAAATGGAGTTCGAAGATATACCttcttcaaagaaaatggTGGAATGTAGAATATGTCAGGATGAGGATGAAGACTCGAACATGGAAACGCCTTGCTCGTGCCGTGGTAGCCTTAAG TACGCGCATCGAAGATGCATACAGAAGTGGTGTAATGAGAAGGGTAACACAGTTTGTGAAATATGCCAACAG CAATTCAAGCCAGGCTACACGGCTCCTCCTTCGTTATTTGAAATGAGACGTATCCCAATGAACTTCAG GGGGAACTGGGAGATGTCTAGAAGGGACTCGGATAGTCCTACCTATATAACAATGGTATCATCAAACCGTAATGTGGCTGATTCCGATTATGATGAGATAGCAGCTTCTGCTGCAAGCAGTGTCCTATGCTGTCATTCAATTGCTATCACC TTCATGGTTCTTCTGGTTTTGAGGCACACTCTTCCCCTCATGTTTAATGAAGCCAGTGATTACTCTTTTCCTATGCTTCTG TTGATATGCCTGCGAATTTTCGGGATCTGCCTACTGATATACGTTATGTTCAAAGTCGTCACTGCGGTGCATCGTCGTCGACTTCTC CTGCCTACGTCTTCTAGCTCACCCATTACTTCATCCAGCATAGCTCGGAGTTCGATGTCCCAATCGCCCCAACCTCAGCCTAACATTATCCGTGTTCGATGA
- the LOC111800764 gene encoding uncharacterized protein LOC111800764: protein MGNYISCALATPLIKNSKAVRVVLPSGEVRKFREPVKAAELMLECHGYFLSSALSLHIARRFSALSADEDLEFGNVYLMFPMKRVNSVVTAADLVPFFMAANSAARRISTNKVRVLAEHRNDESIQSEAESRARISDGNDGPRLSLEGMEGFPMHRFSVCRSRKPLLETINEEQIRSNSDFNFWILISNFEEDDENFGGGFRKSVHVNVHCLRICAPTKTMLMY from the exons ATGGGGAATTACATTTCTTGCGCCTTGGCAACGCCGTTGATCAAGAATTCCAAGGCCGTGAGGGTCGTCCTTCCGAGCGGTGAGGTCCGGAAGTTCCGGGAACCGGTGAAGGCGGCGGAACTCATGCTCGAATGTCACGGTTACTTTCTCTCCAGCGCTCTGTCTCTCCACATCGCTCGTAGATTCTCCGCTCTCAGCGCCGACGAGGATCTGGAGTTCGGAAACGTCTACCTGATGTTCCCGATGAAGAGAGTTAACTCCGTCGTCACGGCGGCGGATTTAGTCCCGTTCTTCATGGCAGCAAACTCTGCGGCCAGGCGGATTTCAACCAATAAGGTTAGGGTTTTGGCAGAGCATCGGAATGACGAATCGATTCAATCGGAAGCGGAATCAAGGGCGAGAATAAGCGATGGAAATGATGGACCGAGATTGAGTTTGGAAGGAATGGAGGGATTTCCAATGCATCGATTTTCGGTTTGCCGTTCCAGGAAGCCATTGTTGGAGACCATCAATGAAGAGCAGATCAGGTCAA ATTCCGACTTCAATTTTTGGATTCTGATCTCgaattttgaagaagatgatgaaaattTTGGCGGGGGATTCAGAAAATCTGTTCATGTCAATGTTCATTGTTTGCGAATTTGTGCGCCGACGAAGACCATGCTCATGTATTAA